DNA from Cutibacterium acnes:
GTGAATACCGACGTCGCGGCGGGCTGCCACTGCCGAGCGGGCTCTGGATTCATCGTCAAGGCAGATCTCCAAGGACCAGCCGGGCACAACTTGGCAGGCGTGGTCGAAGGCGAGGAGAGCGTCGGCAAGCTGCTCATCGGTGCACGGGCCAAGTAGGGCAATTCGGTTGGGGCGGTCGCCAGGGGCCGGACCGCCGCCAGTCGCCGGGACGCCGATGGAATGCACCGGGACGCCGAGGTGTTCCCAAGGTTCGGTCTGGGGGTTAGGGGTGACGACAACGTCAACAATTTCCGCAAGCTTGTCAGGAGCGTCGTCAGGGTCGGTGGCGAGCAGGACGACGACGGGGCGGTCCGACTGGGCTTGAAGGCCGACGATCTCGTCAAGACGACGGGGATCAGTAACGATGAGTGCGCACTGGTGGTCGAGGCTCTCAACGAGTTCGTGGCGCGCCGTCCCCTGACGGTGACGTGACCATTTCGCTAGCACCTTGTGTGCCGGGGCAGGCATTGACGAAGCGGTGTCCTCGGATCCCTCGATCGGGAGCTGTGACACATCGATTCCCCGCCGGGAGAACTCGTTGGTGAGATCGGCGACGAGACGGCCAGGGCGGCCCTCGCCTGCGGCGGTCACCATGACGATGCGGCGGAAGCCGCGGGTGACATGGGTTGCCCGGTTGATGGTCTTGGCCAGGCCGAGATTGAGGTGCATGGTGTTTATTCTGCCGCGCGAGGGGGCTCATGAGAGGGGGCTCATGAGGGGCCGCACCGTTTCAGTTCGATAGTTACGCGAGGTGTTCGGAGGCCCACAGCCAGGCGCGTAATCGACTTGCCCGCTCGCGCTGAAACTCGCGGAATTGCGGCATTCCAGCGGGGTCGGGATTGCGGCATTCGCGTTCTGAGAGCCCCAAAATGGCGACGAGAAAGTCGACGATAGGTTCGACTGCTGGTCCGCCGTGAGTGGATGGGGAGAACTCAGCCGCGACGCGCTTAACTAGGTCATCGGCGCGATTCCATCGCGGGGCGTCAATTGGATCGGTGTGAATGATGTCGACGATGAGTCCTGCAGCGTCGACCCATGCCGGGCCGATCACGGCATGGGACCAATCAACGAGAACAGTTCCGCTAGTGCGCAAAAGCACGTTGTCGGATCGAACCGCGTTATGGATAACGGTGTCACCGTAAGCGTGGCGGGCGAGCCGCTCGACGCGTCCGGCGAGGTCGGGTAGGCGCTCGATGAGCCAGGGGTCGAGGTCGGTGGGGGTGTCGGCCATGAACTGTTCCCACACCGAGGGGGTGTTTTGCAGGCGTGCCGAAAATGGTTCCCACTGCTGGTGGAAATCGGCCGTCACTTCAGTCAGCCGGGACAGCGAAGCAAGGGTGGTGTCGATGTCCTCATCTGACCAGGGCAGGTCGGGGTGGGGGCCCTCGATGTCGGAGGTGACCATGCCTACCCATCCATCGACGTCGATGCGACCAAGTAGGCGCGGGGCGGGCGCGGTGTCGGGGAGGAGCGACAGCAGGGTGGCTTCGCGACGGTTGAGGCTGGGGATGGCCTCATTGATGGCTGGATGGCCAATTTTGACGAAGGCATGAGAACCATCGGCGGTGACGACTCGCGATGCCACGCCAGGAGTGGTGCCGTGGGTCTGGACGTGATCGACGGAGACCGGGGACCCCAGAATTTCGGCGACTCGATGGTGAACCGAATCGGGCAGTTGATCCCAGCGGACTCGTGATGGTTTCATGGACGCCTCCTCGTGCCCTTAGCCCATACTTTAGTTCACGACGTGGCCGTCGTGGCGATACCTAGGTTCGGAAGTGCAACACCGTCTAGCGTGTGAGTGTTCAAGTCGTTACGTGGAGGGGTTTGCTTCCTTGCGTTTAGGGTACCGGCTTGCCGGTCCGGTCGATCGCCACCGGTAATGGACCAGCATTCGCCAACCACTATCTCTGTCTGGATGCTCTCGGTATCCCCAAGCTGACCTGGATAAGGTTTGTCGCGAGATCAACACTCGCCCCCGGGCCTGCCTAAATGGATGCATGGTTGCTGACATGTTCGACGAACATATTGACTAACTCCGGTTATCATCAACACCACCTGCACCCGTCGTAATCCCAACGAGAACTTAAGGTGACGACGGGAGAGACCGAAGTTGCCAGCGATGGGTCGCATTTGCACATCCCGGTATTTCGTGGTCCTTGGGTCGATCGGGTGATTTTCGTCGAATCGGATCGTGTGGCGGTCGAGATGGCCAAACTGCGTCCATACCTTGTCTTGATCAACGCTAAGTCTCCTTGGGTGTATAGATGAGGGCGGTCTAGTTCTGGGTGGTGGTGTTAGTTGTCGTAGTGGTGTGGTGGTGGGGTGAGGGCGTTGAGGTGTGCTAGTTGTTCGGGGTTGGTGTTGTAGAAGTCGCGGTGTTCTCGGTAGGCGTCGGCTGCCAGGATATTGCGCCATATTTGGGCTTGTTCGTCCCAGTTGGGGTCGGTGATGTTGGCTTGGGGGAGTTGGATGTGGCGGTGGTGGAGTTCTTCGGCGAGTCGCAGATGTACGAGGGCGTAGTCGTATCGGTGGTAGTCGATGTTGATTTTGGTTTTTCCGGCCCAGATTTTGTAGCGGTGGCCACCGATGTCGAATCGGGTGATGTCGGTGAATCGGATTTGGTGATAGAAGAAGGGTCCGAATCGGGTCCAGATTTTGTCGTAGTCGACGCCGTATCTGCGGAGTGTGACGTCGCTGAGAATCCAGACGGGCGTTCCGAGAAAGAAAATGAAGCAAAACCATCCTCCGATGCTGTCCCTGATTCCGTCGGAATTACTCAGGAATATTGACAGCATGCCCCAGGTGATCTCTGCTGTGAGGGGTAGCCATACTGGGACTAGGCCTCTGGCTTGGGAGAATACGCGCGGGTGGTGTGGGTCCCAGCCCATGACGCGTAGTGCTTCTTGGACTCGGTAGGCTCCTTCGGCGGGTAGTTCGAGTGATGCGTCATCGTTGGGGCCGAATTCGCGTGGCCCGGCGCTGTTGTCTATAAACATGATTTGGAGTTATATGGAGGTGTGTAGCCCAGGGAAGCTGGTGTGGGCTGCGTTTCCTAGGGTGTGGGCTGTCTTCTTGCTGAAACCATCAGCAAAATCATGGGGATCCTGGCCATTCATAGCGGTGGAGATTTCCTGGGTGGTGGCGTCGGCAATCGCGCCCCTCACTAGCTCGTGGCCAAACGTGGAAAACTGCTGCTTCACCCCCATCGTATCCGTCAGCAGCGCGGGCCCGCGCTTGAAGCAGCCATTATTGAAACTGATGTTTGGCCGCGCCATTGCGTTCCCTCGTGCTGACAAGACCACCCCGAAGATAGCGTTGCCATTGGCCTGAGCCAGACCGCTCGCACTGAAATGCTTATCATGAGACATGGCAGTATCCATGATGTATTGCGTGTTGGAGGCGGCGAAATTGGATGCTGCCGAACCCGCGAAGTGATGTATGTACATGGTTTCGAGCGCATCGAGATCCCCACTCTTGGCGGCCAGCTTCAGAGCGTTGTTGGCGGCAGTGTTGGCGTTGAGTATTCCCTTCAGCCCGGTCTGGGCGAATCTCACCTCATCGCGAACGCTGAACTTGGTGATGGCTGCTGCGGCGGTGTCGGAGTGTTTCAAAACCTGGGTGCCAACAAGGTTGGTGGTGCCTGCCCCGACACCTCCCACGACAAACCCGATGAGGGCTTCTTTGCTGACTGTTCCCCAATTTACATCCCCGGTTGCGTATTTCTGGGAGCTAGCGGAAAAGCCGCCTGAGATGAGTCCCCCGGAAATGGCCGCGGCTAGGAGGGGTCCTCCTACGCCCGTGGCCGCTACGGCGATACCGCCGATGACGAGGCCGGCACCGATCAGGAAGTCCCGGGAGAGGATCCGGTCTTTGTGGGTGGCCCACCAGTGGCTGATCGGATCGGTGATGTGATGCACGAGTGTGCTGACGGAGTTGGCGACGTAGTGTGCGAGTGTGCCGATGGGGTGGGTGAGGAGTGCCAGTTGGTCGTCGGTGACGGGGTGGGTCCCGAGAGGATCGGTGAGGGTGAGGGGGTTGTTGTTGGCGTAGTCGTAGGGGTTGTTGGCCCATAGCGCGCCGGCGGGCGGGGTTAACGGGTCAGGAGACAAGAAGGTGGTGGTAGTTGGGTCGTAGAGGCGCGCCCCCACCAAGGGTGACCATCAACCACTAGCGTGTTCCCGGCCATCCTGATCGTCTCGGGGACACCCTCAATAGTGGCCGTGGCGGGCTGGTAAGGGTTGTCAGGGTCGGTCGGCATGACCTCACGCCATAGGTTGGTATCGCCGATGGGTGTGGCGCCGAGGATGCGTCCTCCTGGTAGGGGAAGCACAGGATGACCATCAATCGAGGTGGGAGCCCCGGTTACAAGGTCCCAGTCCACTCGCACCTGCTGGTCCCCAGTGGTGATACGACTGGCGCGCCCCAATGCATCGACGTGAGTCGATAAGGTCGTGGAGTCGGTGGTGATGCCAGACAGCCAACCTCGCCCATCCCAGGAGTAACGCTCCTCCTGGCCGTCTGGGCTGGTCGCACTGACGCGCCGTCCCGCCGCGTCATAGCGATACTGGGTGGCAGTGGCATGCCCGTTTGCACGCGTACACGTCTGTGTCAGGTGGCCTTCCTAGTCCCAGGTGAAGGTGGTGTCGGTTCCGGAGGTGGCGTGGCTGGTGAGCCGGCCATAGGCGTCGTGAGTCCAGGTATGTTGTGTGCAGGGCCCCGTCGCGCTGATGAGTGACCCAGCCTCGTTGTAGCCGTAACTCCAACGCCCTGATGGCCCCTCTATCCCGGTAACCCGTCCCTGAACATCACGGGCGACACGCGTGACGCGCCCATCGTGGACATACCCACACACCAGGCCGCCATCATGATCCCAGTGGTCGTGATGGTCGGGGGTGGTGACGTCGGTGAGTCGTCCGGCACTATCCCACGCCAGACTCGCCGCGCCTAAGGCGGAATGAGTAATACGGGTGGGTAGCCCATCGCCCCGGTAGGTATATGACACGGTGGCGCGCGTGTCGTCGGCGCGGGTCAGACGACCCTCACTATCCCAGTCCCAGTGGTGGCGGCCGATGACCTTACCGTCACCGTCAGTGGTGGTGTGGTCGCAAACAAGCCCGCGCGCATCGACACTGATGGTGTGGTGCAGAGGGGCCGCAGGGTCGGTGTGGTCGTCGATGTGAAGCTGGCGAGCCTCAAGGTCCCACCACTTGCGGGTAGAGACCTGACCGTCAATGGTGACTGTTTCTGTCCCGCCGCGCGTGTCGTAGCTGGTCGTGATGCCATCAGGGCCGGTGTGGCTGGTGAGACGCCCGGCTGGGTTCCAGGTGTAATGGTGGGTTCCGCCGGCGGGATCGGTGGATTCGACGATCTGGTCGAGCTGGTTGTATCGATAGGTGGTCAGCGCGGCGGCGTTGGTGGTGGTGACCAGTCGTCCGCGTTTGTCCCAGGTGTAGCGGTGGACTTGGCCGGCAGCATCGACTGCCGTGATGAGGCGGCCAGCGGTGTTGTAACGGAAGTGCCGGGTTCCGGTGACCGGATCCCAGGTGCGTGTGGGCCGTCCGCACACGTCATAGTCAGCGGTGAAGGTGACGACTTCGCCGGCACGTGTTTCGATGAGCCGACCTACAGGATCCCAGCTGTATTTGGCGGTAACCCCGGTGGGGTCGATGATGCCAGTTAGTCGGGAATCGGCATCGTAAAGGTAGCGGGTAACCGCGCCGGTCGGATCGGTTGTGCTAGCCAAGCGCCCAGCTGCGTCGTAGGAGTAGCGCTCTTGCAGCCCGGAGGGGCTCGTGATGGCGGACAGGTGTCCTACCCGGTCATAGTCGAACCGGGTGAGTGCGCCGGAGGGGTCGGTGAGCACGGCTGGCAGACCAGCTGTGTTGTAATCGATGCGGCTCATCGCACCAAAAACATCGGTGCTTGAGACGATGCGCCCGTAGTCATCGAACTGATCGGCGGCTATCACCCGACCCGCAGCATTCGTGACCTGAGCCTGGTGAGCGGTGGTAGTGGCGTGCAGACTCACCCCGGTGGGGTCGGTCAGCGAGGTCAGTTCTCCGATGATGTTGTAGGAGGCGTGCCAGTGGGCCCCATCTGGGTCTTTCACTGCGCACAGCCGGGCCATCGCGTCACGCAGGAATCCCCAGCTGGCTCCGTCAGGTAGCCCTATTCCCGTCAGATCCCCCACCTCGTCATACGACAGTGTCGTCGTGGCGCCGGTTGGGTCTGTGACCGTGGTGATCTGGCCATCGGGGCCCCAGGCGTAACGGGTGCATCCACCGTCAGGGGCAGTGGACGCCTCAAGGCGGCCGGCATCATCGTAGTCGTAACTCCAACAGGCTCCGTCCGGGTCGGTACGCTCAACGAGGCGGCCTGCCTCGTCATAGGCCAGCTCGGTGCGATACCCCAACGGGGTGAGGATCTGGCTGATCTGTCCAGCCTCATCGTGGTTGAACCGCCACGTGGCGCCAACCCCATTCGTAATGGCCATAACCTGGCCATACTCGTCGTAGTCGACACTGATGCTCGCGCCGGTAGCATCGACCAGTTGGCGCAGTAGACCCCGATTCCACGACATCGTCAGGGTGGTGGCGTGGGCATCGGCGAGGCGCACGGGTGTGCGTTCGGTGCCCTGGTAATCCAGGCGCACCCGGAGCGTGCCACCACTTGAGATCGTCGTGAGCCGGTCAGCCTCGTCCCAGCCGTAATCGATAACCCCACCGGTGGGCAATGTGGTGCGGGCGCAATGGCCCCGCCCGTCATAGGTGTGACGGATAACCTTGCCCGCACGATCAGTAGCGCTGACGAGGTTGCCGTAGCGGTCATACAGCATGGAGGTGCGCTGCCCGTCGGCATCGATGATCCCCACCGTGCGACCCCGGGCATCACTAATCCACGTATTGCAATGATGCCCCTGTCCGTCATCAGCGACGGTTACCCCGCCAGGAAGATACGTGAACCGTGTCAGGTGTCCTGTGGCATCCCGCTGGGTGCGGATCCTTCCGGCCTCATCAAAAGTGTTGACGCACTGGGCCACACCAGACGCATCGATAACCTGG
Protein-coding regions in this window:
- a CDS encoding phosphotransferase; its protein translation is MKPSRVRWDQLPDSVHHRVAEILGSPVSVDHVQTHGTTPGVASRVVTADGSHAFVKIGHPAINEAIPSLNRREATLLSLLPDTAPAPRLLGRIDVDGWVGMVTSDIEGPHPDLPWSDEDIDTTLASLSRLTEVTADFHQQWEPFSARLQNTPSVWEQFMADTPTDLDPWLIERLPDLAGRVERLARHAYGDTVIHNAVRSDNVLLRTSGTVLVDWSHAVIGPAWVDAAGLIVDIIHTDPIDAPRWNRADDLVKRVAAEFSPSTHGGPAVEPIVDFLVAILGLSERECRNPDPAGMPQFREFQRERASRLRAWLWASEHLA
- a CDS encoding type IV secretion protein Rhs — its product is MSPDPLTPPAGALWANNPYDYANNNPLTLTDPLGTHPVTDDQLALLTHPIGTLAHYVANSVSTLVHHITDPISHWWATHKDRILSRDFLIGAGLVIGGIAVAATGVGGPLLAAAISGGLISGGFSASSQKYATGDVNWGTVSKEALIGFVVGGVGAGTTNLVGTQVLKHSDTAAAAITKFSVRDEVRFAQTGLKGILNANTAANNALKLAAKSGDLDALETMYIHHFAGSAASNFAASNTQYIMDTAMSHDKHFSASGLAQANGNAIFGVVLSARGNAMARPNISFNNGCFKRGPALLTDTMGVKQQFSTFGHELVRGAIADATTQEISTAMNGQDPHDFADGFSKKTAHTLGNAAHTSFPGLHTSI
- a CDS encoding DUF6531 domain-containing protein, whose protein sequence is MGDYQNPVKFDFAVPVNLTGGARLIHGANRGLMPASALEALYEHFCASCQYGSLTVGGLFGQYQRWMGLNNADVAWLEAVGRAFAAAGGSGSVILADVALEAGLRAAGVSVTRADIQVSSPTLSGIDPATGYIEDPVNSATGNFVLPETDVVFGGPSQGLAISRMYNSTLAAAYDEPEACGVLGPGWSTILDQRLIVTDEQARWVRDDGREIVFPLTGRNGASGSPTAEGCHTVEGPWRAAQDNVWISRGDAADLAGVQGATVAGPVWIVADNTGSRLIFTAEGAWVGSTSGAGDGIWIERRDGMAISMHSEWGRSVDLFYAQGRLAKAVASDGRSVSYAYDSHGRLVEVTRPDGVHRYQWDGWLLSQVIDASGVAQCVNTFDEAGRIRTQRDATGHLTRFTYLPGGVTVADDGQGHHCNTWISDARGRTVGIIDADGQRTSMLYDRYGNLVSATDRAGKVIRHTYDGRGHCARTTLPTGGVIDYGWDEADRLTTISSGGTLRVRLDYQGTERTPVRLADAHATTLTMSWNRGLLRQLVDATGASISVDYDEYGQVMAITNGVGATWRFNHDEAGQISQILTPLGYRTELAYDEAGRLVERTDPDGACWSYDYDDAGRLEASTAPDGGCTRYAWGPDGQITTVTDPTGATTTLSYDEVGDLTGIGLPDGASWGFLRDAMARLCAVKDPDGAHWHASYNIIGELTSLTDPTGVSLHATTTAHQAQVTNAAGRVIAADQFDDYGRIVSSTDVFGAMSRIDYNTAGLPAVLTDPSGALTRFDYDRVGHLSAITSPSGLQERYSYDAAGRLASTTDPTGAVTRYLYDADSRLTGIIDPTGVTAKYSWDPVGRLIETRAGEVVTFTADYDVCGRPTRTWDPVTGTRHFRYNTAGRLITAVDAAGQVHRYTWDKRGRLVTTTNAAALTTYRYNQLDQIVESTDPAGGTHHYTWNPAGRLTSHTGPDGITTSYDTRGGTETVTIDGQVSTRKWWDLEARQLHIDDHTDPAAPLHHTISVDARGLVCDHTTTDGDGKVIGRHHWDWDSEGRLTRADDTRATVSYTYRGDGLPTRITHSALGAASLAWDSAGRLTDVTTPDHHDHWDHDGGLVCGYVHDGRVTRVARDVQGRVTGIEGPSGRWSYGYNEAGSLISATGPCTQHTWTHDAYGRLTSHATSGTDTTFTWD